The Methanomicrobia archaeon genomic sequence CTTCGTCTGCGCCGCTCCGCTGCAATCGCGCCAGTGCCCGCGCCTTCGCCACCTCGAATCGCGCCATCACCTAGACGAAAAATTCCAAAAGCTTTTTATAATGCCTGTACACTACCATCTTACTACATAATCTATTAAACAAAAAGAACGGGTCGGCGGGATGATCGGAACAGGCTTTTTCCAGGAGAACATCTTGTTGCTCACGGGCGTCCTTATCGCCCTGACGATACTCGTGGCAACCTATCGAGGCGGAATTGGCCCCGGCGTCTTCAATCGTGTGGTGGCCGTCAACGTGATCGGGACGAAGACCGTCGTGCTCCTGGTGGTCATCGGGTACTACTTCGAGCGGCCGTATTTCTTTGACCTGTCACTGCTCTACGCCTTGCTTAACTTTATTGGTACACTGATCTTCGCGAAATATTTGGAGAGGGGTGAGATATGGTCGAGCTAATCGGGATAGTTGTGGTGATCGTAACGATCCTCATCGCGCTGGGGCTCTTCTTTATGGTTACCGGTGCCATCGGACTGCTACGATTCCCTGATTTCTACACACGTCTGCACGCTACGGGCAAGTGTGATACCCTCGGCGAGATCCTGATCATCGTGGGATTGTTGATCTATCACGTCTTTGTCTACAGCCCCGGTGCGGACATCTCCGTGCAGCTGGTGCCGGTCAAGCTGCTCTTCCTCATGATCTTTATATTGCTCACCAATCCGGTAGGGACGCACGTACTGATGAAAGCGGGCTATACCACCGGTGTGAAGCCCTGGAAGGTTGGAGACAAGCGGATGTGAGGTATACCCGGAGGGAAGAAGATGACGGAGCGTAAAAGTGGGAATGGGTTTGGCATCCTCGTCACCTTTGTGGTGCTGTTAGTATTCTGGATATGCCTCTCGGGGTACTTTGATGCATTCCATCTGGGCGCGGGGATCATCAGTTGTGCGATCATTGCGCTCATCTCGCATGACCTCTTTGTGCGCGAGGGCGGACTCGAAACCCGGAAATTCGTGCGGCTTCTCCGTTATATAGTCTGGGAGTTCTATCAGATTCTGCTGGCGAACCTCGATGTCGCCTATCGGGTACTCCACCCCAGCTCGTTCACGCGCGGGCGACCGGAAGGGAGCATCTTCGGTGCAGGACCGGTTGATCCGGCCATCATCGAATTCGAGACCACGCTGCGGAGCGATTTCGCGCTCACTACCATGGCTAACTCTATCACCTTAACTCCGGGAACGGTTACCATTCTGGTTGATCCACCGATCGGAAAGTTCTGGGTCCATGCGATCGCAAAAGCCCCGGGCGATGCGCTCCTGGTGGATCAGACGATGCAGACGAAAGTGGCGGAGGTGTATGACGAGAAATGAACGGTGAAAAAGCGAAGGAGGTGATGGAGCGATGATTGTGGCAATCGACCTGTTGCTGTTATTTATTATTGTTATCCTCGCACTGGTGGCGATCACGGTGAGAGATCTCCTGAGTGCTATCATTGTCTTGACGGCGTACAGCTTCCTGATGGCTATGGTCTGGGTCGAGATGCATTCGGTGGACGTCGGCTTTACCGAGGCCGCCGTCGGTGCGGGTGTGACCACGGCGTTCTTAATAGCCGCGCTCTGCAGAACCGAGAGGTGGGAGAAGGGATGAAGCAGATCTCCGTCGGAGCATTACTTTTTGTACTGGTGCTGGGCGCACTGTTCATCTATGTTGCCGAGGACATTCCTGACTTCGGTGATCCGAATTCCGCGCCGAACAGGTATACGTGGTTGTTTACCCTTGATGCCGACGGGTCGGTGGATGCGTTGGCTCAGGGGACTGTGCCCGAGGCATTGGTCGATGCGCTTACCGACCGGGGTTTCCGTGATTACGAGCTTCCTGCCACGGTTAAAGGCCTGGCAGCAGGCGAATGGGACGCCTATATTATCCCGAAGGAAACCTATTACAATATCCCCACCGCCAAATTCGGCACTGCTCCCGACGCCCCGAAGGAGCAGAAATATTTCTATATCAAGCAGGAAGGCGACAACCTGGAAGTGTACCGGTACGCACCCATCATCCGGTATATTGAGGAGGGCATGCACGAGACTGAAGTGCCGAACATGGTGACCTACATCTTAGCAGACTACAGGGGCTTCGATACGCTGGGGGAGGTCACGGTTATCTTCACTGCAGGTATCTCCGTCATTCTGCTGTTAAGGAGACGAGGTAAGCAACCAACATGACCGACAACAAAAAATGGGTCTACGGCCGGGACGTCGTCAACGAGACCATCGGGAGATTGATGATACCGTTTATCCAGTTGTTTGCTCTGTATGTGATCATTCACGGCGCCAGCGGTCCGGGCGGCGGTTTCCAGGGTGGTGTTATACTTGCCGCATCCTTCGTCCTGTATCTCGTTATCTTCGGGCTCGCGGCGGCCGGGAAGCGGTTCCCGGAACGCGCCAATAACTATTTGATGAGCACGGGCGTGTATCTCTACGCGGGCGTCGGGCTCCTCTGCATAATTATTACCCTGGGTGCCGCGCAATTTCTCAACTACGGGTTCCTGCCGCTCACCCACATGTTCGAAGAGAACCGTGCGCTGGGCATAGACATCGTTGAGATTGGTATCGGGATCACCGTCTGCGCCGTCATCACGGAGATATTCTTCAACCTGGTCTGGAAGAAGGAGGACGAAACGGAGAGCGGAAAGGAAGGTGGTCATTAACGATGATCGAATGGTTCCTTGCGAAATATAACTACTGGATTGTGATTATTTTGATTCTCATCGGCTTCTACGCCATGATTGCAAAGGACAACCTGATCAAAAAAGTTATCGGGTTGACCATCTTCCAAACGGCGATATTCCTCTTCTACATTTCATTATCTGACATTGGACCACTTCCTCGAGGTACTGCACCGATCGTGAGCGAAGAAATGCTGAGCATGGGATACGTGTATGTCAATCCCTTGCCCCATGTGCTCATCCTCACGGCAATTGTCGTTGGAGTTGCGACAACCGCGGTAGCGCTTGGGCTGGTGATACGGATGTACGAGGAATACGGAACAATAGAAGAGACGGAGATCATAGAGATAGAGCGGAAGCTATAGCGTGACACAAGTGACACGGTGGAGAGAAAGTGAAAGCTTTATATAGACCAAAAGTGAGAGAGGAGGAAGGGGGTACATAGTTGCATGGTCGGTATTGTAGAACAGCTTCCAGTCCTTATTATAGCCATCTCTCTGGTCTCTTCATTTACCATTCTGGTCGCTGGGTCGGTGAATAAGAAATCCTGCTGGTTCATCTCGCTCGGCACGATCTTCATTCAGCTGATCATGGCGATCGTCATCCTCAACCACATTTTGACCGTAGGGAACGTTTATTACTGGCTGGGTGGCTGGATGCCGCCATGGGGCATTGAATACGTGATGGATGCGTTAAATGGCTATATCCTGGTCGTCCTGCTCTTTTTATCTCTGGTTTGCGTGATGTACTCCCGGCGGAACATCGAGCACGAACTACCCGATAAAATCGTCTCCTTTTATGTCGTTTATCAACTGCTCATTACCGGGCTCTGCGGCGTCACGATCACCGGCGATATTTTCAATATGTACGTCTTCATCGAGATCTTCTCGCTGGCCGCATACGCATTGATCGCCTCTCGTGGCGGTATCTCGCTCAAAGCGAGTTTCGTGTATCTCGTCATGGGCGCTATCGGTGCGAGTTTCGTGCTCATGGGTATCGGTCTCATCTATGCCGTGACCGGATCACTGAACATGTATGACATCTCTATCTTATTGCCCCCGTTCTACAGCAATAGAGCTGTTCAGCTGGCGTATGCTTTCATCGTGGTGGGCCTGAGCATCAAGATGGCGCTCTTCCCGCTTCATACCTGGTTACCTGACGCGCATTCATTCGCACCCTCGGAGATCAGCGCTATGCTGTCTGGTATCATCATCGAGGTGTCCACCTACGCCCTCATAAGGATCTCGTTCTCTGTCTATACGCTTGACTTCCTCAGGCTCGTGCCCATCTTCGATATCATTAGCTGGTTGGCCGCAATCGCTATTATCTACGGTTCTGTGCTCGCCATCGCACAGATCAATCTTAAGCGTATGCTTGCGTATTCCTCGGTCTCACAGATGGGCTACATCATGCTTGCGGTTGGCCTTTCGCTCTCCACCAAACACATCCTCTGGGGTGGGTTGACCCCCGCCTTGATGCATATCTTGAACCACGCGTTGATGAAGGGCTGTTTGTTCATGGTCGCGGGTGCATTCATCTACAAGGCGGAATTGTGGAACATCACTGATCTCCGCGGGTTGGGCCGGAAAATGCCCTATACCTGTGCGGCATTTACGCTCGCCGCGATCTCGATGATCGGTGTGCCCCCGAGCGTGGGGTTCGTAACGAAAGTATATCTCATATTTGCCGTTGTGGAAGCCGGTAACTTCATATTCATGGCCGTCATCTTGCTCAGCACCCTGCTGAACCTCGTCTACTTCTGGCGCGTGATTGAGACCATGTATATGAAGGTGGGCGAAGCGGGCCCCCATCATGAATATGCGAAGCCGGTCAAGATCGATGAAATACCGCTTACCATGCTCATCCCGGTGGTGCTACTCGGGGTGCTCTGTATCGTGATGGGTATCATCTGGCTGACGGAGATCCCGATCACCGGTGCAGTACCGATAATGGATAGTGTGAATAAGTTGTTTGAGATAGGGAGGTATACCGTGGTACCATGATAGAGTCAGTCATATCAATACGTCCGATTTTAGCGCTCTGTTGTCCGTTAATCGCTGCGGTGTTGATCCTGCTCTTCAGGAACCATCCGAACGTTCGGGAGGGCTGGACCATGACGGCGGCGGTTGCTCAGTTCCTTATCGTGGTCACTATGATCCTCGATGTGAAGGACTTGAACGGTGGGGTACTCGAATATAATCTCTTTACCATTCTGCCCAATGTGGAATTCGGGTTCAAGATCGATGCCTTTGGACTGCTCTTCGCCATGACCTCGGCCTCGTTATGGATTCTGGTCTCATCCTATTCCGTCGGCTACATGCGCTCGTTACACGAGCACGCGCAGACACGGTACTATTTCTGTTTCGCGCTCGCCATTCTGGGTGCCGTGGGCGTGGCCATGTCCGCGAATCTGTTCACGATGTTCATCTTCTACGAGATCCTGACGGTCTCGACCTATCCGCTGGTGGCGCACGACCAGACGGAGGAGGCGATCTTCGGCGGACGCAAATATCTGGCTTATCTGCTTACCGCGGGCGTCTTCTTCCTGGCCGCTGTACTGCTGACCTACTCATACGTCGGCACCACGGACTTCACGAACGGCGGGATTCTCAGTACTGACGCGGCCTCACCGGCTGCATTGATCGTGCTCTTCTTCTTCTTTATGCTCGGCTTCATGAAGGCGGCCTGGATGCCTTTCCATTCCTGGCTGCCGACCGCAATGGTGGCCCCGACACCGGTGAGTGCGTTGCTGCACGCGGTCGCGGTCGTTAAGGCCGGCGTGTTCTGTATCGTTCGCGCTGTCTGTTACATCTACGGGGTGGACTTGATGACCGAACTGGGTCTCGGTGTGATCCTCGCCACGATCGCGGGTTTCACGATGCTTGCCGCGTCCTTGATGGCGATCGCGCAGGACAATCTGAAGCGGCGATTAGCATATTCCACGATCAGCCAGCTCTCATATATTATCTTCGGTGTATCGTTGCTGAGCCCGATGGGAATACAGGGCGCGATGCTCCACATTCCCTTCCATGGCTTCATGAAGATCACCCTCTTTATGTGCGCCGGCTCGATCATGGTCGCCTCGGGCAAGAAGAACATCAGTGAAATGGCGGGTATCGGGCGGATTATGCCCCTGACCATGTTCGCCTTTACCATCGGCGCGCTCGGCATGGCCGGCGCACCACCGGCATGTGGCTTTGTCAGCAAATGGTACCTGTGTTTGGGTACGCTGCAGGCCGAGCAGCTCGTGCTGCTCGCGGTACTGCTGATCAGCTCGCTGCTGGATATTATTTATTTCTTCCCGATCATCCGCACCGCGTACTTCGAGAAGCCGAGAGACGTGACCGTGAATATCCACGAATGGAAGCCAAAGATCAAAGAGTCCTCACCGTTTATGGTCTTCCCGTTGGTGACCACGGCGATCTTCTCCATCATCTTCTGTATTCCTAATCCCGTTTCAGAGGTGATCATCTCACTGGCGCGAATCGCCGTTACCAGTTTAGGAGGCGGGATCTGAGCGATGGTCGCGATTGATCGTAAAACGTTGATGAAGCTGTATTACCTGGCCCTTGTCGCCGTGGTGATTGCAGGCCTGGCAGTCCATTTCATGGAAGCCGCCCCGGAAGCTGCGGATGTTCCTGATATGCACGATGAGGAAGCGGCGCACGCAGAGGAACAGGAAGAAGGATTCTGGTGGTTACACATCCCACTATTTGCCGCTGGTTTCGCCTTCGTTGCGGGGGTCATACTTCTGGCGCTCTCAAAGCTCGGGGTCTATCCGCTGATCAAAGTGAGCGAGGATTACTACGAGCGGCACAGCATCAAGAAACGCGAAGAGCAGGAGCAGAAGGAAGCGGGGGGTGAGCAGTGATGGTCTGGATACATCCCGGATTCATTTACCTTATTGGATGCCTGCTCATACCACTCCTGAAGGGCAAGGTCAGGCAGGCGTACGTTGTTCTTTTACCGATAGTAGCCCTGATAGTCCTCGCGTTGACGGCACTCGGGTTCTTTGGCGAATTGCCGCTCGAGACCTGGGAGATCCCGTTTTTGAAATATACGCTCATGCTGGGCCACGTGGATAATTTGAGCCTCTTCTTCGGGTTCCTGTTCGTTATCGTCTCGCTGGCGATGTTCGTGTACGCAAGTCACGTGAAGGAGGAGTGGCAGCATGTTTCCGCCTTCCTGTACATCGGCAGTACGCTGGGTGTGGTTTTTGCCGGCGATCTGTTCACGCTGCTGTTCTTCTGGGAAGTAATGGCCTGGGCGTCACTGTTCCTGATCTGGTATCGCAAGACGGAATCGGCGTGGGGCGCGGGGTTCCGGTACATTATGGTGCACTCATTCGGCGGTATCTGCCTATTCGCCGGCGTGGTGCTCCAGTTACAGGCTACCGGCTCGATCGCCTGGGGCTTCAGCTCACTCGTGGATCCCGCCACACACGGGATTGGCTTACCGGGGATCATGATCCTCATCGCCTTCATGATCAACGGGGCCGTGCCGCCGCTCCATGCGTGGCTCTCTGATGCATATCCTGAAGCTACGGTCACCGGCACGGTATTCCTCAATGCATTCACCACAAAGAGCGCGATCTATGTGCTGCTGCGCGGCTTCACGGGCTACGAGGTGCTCATGTGGCTCGGGGCGATCATGGCGGTCTACGGGATCATCTACGCCTTGATCGTGAACGATATCAGACGGGTCCTCGCCTATCATATCATCTCCCAGGGCGGGTACATGGTCGCGGGCATCGGGATCGGCACGGGTCTCGCGGTCGGCGGCGCGATTGCGCACGCGCTCTGTTATACGATGTGTAAGACGCTCCTGTTCATGTCCGCGGGTGCCGTGCTTGCGGCAACGGGCACCGCGAAAATGTCCGATCTGGGCGGGTTATACAAATCCATGCCCAAGACCTTCTGGATGTGGATGATCGGTGCCGCCTCCATTTCTGGCTTTCCACTCTTCAGCGTCTTCGTGAGTAAGCCCCTGGTAATTGAATCTGCCGTCTTCGCGAATCAGCCCTGGCCCTGGCTCTTGCTTGAAATTGCGTCTGTCGGTACGTTCCTCTGTCTGGCGGTGAAGATCCCGTATCTCACCTTCTTTGAACGCGACACCCCCAAAAAGATCAAAGCGCAGGATCCTCCGGTGAATATGATGGCAGGTATGGGTATCTTAGCGGTCCTCTGTATCGCGGTCGCGGTGTTTCCGGGGCCGATGTATCATATGATACTCCCCGCGGTTGAGGGCTTGGCCTCGGAGATACACACCTTTGAGCATTATATCGCGCACCCGTACGCGCCGAAGATCGTCGTCGAGCTCAGCATGTTCTTCCTCTTCGCCTTCCCCGCGTTCTGGTGGGTGCTGCGCGAGCCGTTCACGCACCGTGAGCCGAAGATGGCACTGGATCTCGACTGGTTCTACCGCATCTCAGGACAGTGGTTCATCTGGTTCTGTGAGAAGCCGGTACTTTCATTTGCGAAGTTCGTTGATCGGTTGACGCTGAAGATCGCGAGTTATTTCGTCTGGATTGGCAGGAACCCTGCGGAAGCGGTGCGGATCAAGGGCCTCGACCTGCGGATACAACTGGAGAAGAACCTTGCCTCGACGTCCGAGTACGTGCGGACCTACGAGAGCGGCCTGGAGGGTGCACGGCAGCGCTACCCGCGCGAACTTCCTCGACTGAGTTTGGGTGCATCGCTGATTTTGATACTGCTGTTCCTCGTGGCGTATTTGTTACTGTACCTGGTGGGCTAGCTAATAATAACGAAGCAGGAGAACGAAAAACGAAACATTTATAACCACATACTATAAAACCATAGATAACTACATCCTGAGATCTAACGCGGTGACGACAGCGGTGTAATAAAGAAGAAGAAAGAAAAAAAGAGAGAGGTGAAACGGGCATATGAGTGGTGACCTGACACGAGCCGTAAAATGTTTTTTTAGATGCCCCGCCTGCGCACTGAGTGTGATGCTGAGTCCCGCTGCTCTGGGTGACCCGCGGGTTGTGGAGACCCTGAAACAAACCTGTCCAGACGTTGATCTGGGCAGTTTAGGCTTTTATATGGGTTTCTTCCTCGCGCTCCTCTTCGTCCTCTTCTGCATCATTGCGTACCTCTTCTTTAACGTGCTGAGAGTCTTTATCATGCACGAGCTCATTCTCGTAAATATCGAAAGGCTTTTAATTTAGCACGACGCATAAACGATCATGGAAAGCAGAATACCGCCAGAAGTGCGCGACGCATTATCCGCCGGAATGGGCTTTACGCTCCTCGTGAAGGGCGAGCCGGGAACCGGGAAGACTATGCTCGCGTTTGAAATTCTCAATGAGTTCGCGGGGAACAATGCGGTCTACCTCTCAACACGGGTATCGCCTCCTTCGCTACATGCACAATTCCCCTGGTTGGAAGATCGCATGGGGGCTTTCAACGTGATAGATGCAACGAAATTGTTTATTTCATCACGCGCATTTCCGCGCCCCCGCTCCTTCTCTGAGGTGCTTCACCGTGAATTGCTGGAAACGCAACCGGAAAAACCCGCCATACTCGTGCTTGATAGCTGGGAAGCGCTCACGTCAGAAGAGAAAGAGGAAAAGGTCGAAGCGCTTGAAGCGACCATAATTGATGCGATACGACATTATGCCACGGAATACAAGATGAATATGATACTCATCTCAGAGCGAACCGAGACTACCCCGCTCGATTATATCGTTGACGGGATAGTTGAGCTGAGTCGCATTACCGTTGATTATCGCAGGGCGCGTGAAATCTTATTGAAGAAGCTGCGAGGCGTTAGAATAAGTCAGTACAAATACGGCTTTACGTTAGATGGGGGCAGATTCCGCACGTTCGGACCCTTTGAGCGGCGTAAAGTAGAGAAGCCGAGAAAGGTAAAGGTCATTCCCAGTCCGCCCTCATATATATCCACCGGTGTTAAGGAGCTGGATTTGATTTTAGGGGGTGGACTGAACACAGGAAGCACTGCTCTGGTGCAATACGGTGATGACCTCTCTCTCCTGGGCTACCAGTCTATCATTG encodes the following:
- a CDS encoding cation:proton antiporter, whose protein sequence is MIGTGFFQENILLLTGVLIALTILVATYRGGIGPGVFNRVVAVNVIGTKTVVLLVVIGYYFERPYFFDLSLLYALLNFIGTLIFAKYLERGEIWSS
- a CDS encoding cation:proton antiporter, encoding MVELIGIVVVIVTILIALGLFFMVTGAIGLLRFPDFYTRLHATGKCDTLGEILIIVGLLIYHVFVYSPGADISVQLVPVKLLFLMIFILLTNPVGTHVLMKAGYTTGVKPWKVGDKRM
- a CDS encoding protein MnhE, which translates into the protein MTERKSGNGFGILVTFVVLLVFWICLSGYFDAFHLGAGIISCAIIALISHDLFVREGGLETRKFVRLLRYIVWEFYQILLANLDVAYRVLHPSSFTRGRPEGSIFGAGPVDPAIIEFETTLRSDFALTTMANSITLTPGTVTILVDPPIGKFWVHAIAKAPGDALLVDQTMQTKVAEVYDEK
- a CDS encoding DUF4040 domain-containing protein, producing MIVAIDLLLLFIIVILALVAITVRDLLSAIIVLTAYSFLMAMVWVEMHSVDVGFTEAAVGAGVTTAFLIAALCRTERWEKG
- a CDS encoding Na(+)/H(+) antiporter subunit B; this encodes MTDNKKWVYGRDVVNETIGRLMIPFIQLFALYVIIHGASGPGGGFQGGVILAASFVLYLVIFGLAAAGKRFPERANNYLMSTGVYLYAGVGLLCIIITLGAAQFLNYGFLPLTHMFEENRALGIDIVEIGIGITVCAVITEIFFNLVWKKEDETESGKEGGH
- a CDS encoding Na+/H+ antiporter subunit C, giving the protein MIEWFLAKYNYWIVIILILIGFYAMIAKDNLIKKVIGLTIFQTAIFLFYISLSDIGPLPRGTAPIVSEEMLSMGYVYVNPLPHVLILTAIVVGVATTAVALGLVIRMYEEYGTIEETEIIEIERKL
- a CDS encoding monovalent cation/H+ antiporter subunit D family protein, translated to MVGIVEQLPVLIIAISLVSSFTILVAGSVNKKSCWFISLGTIFIQLIMAIVILNHILTVGNVYYWLGGWMPPWGIEYVMDALNGYILVVLLFLSLVCVMYSRRNIEHELPDKIVSFYVVYQLLITGLCGVTITGDIFNMYVFIEIFSLAAYALIASRGGISLKASFVYLVMGAIGASFVLMGIGLIYAVTGSLNMYDISILLPPFYSNRAVQLAYAFIVVGLSIKMALFPLHTWLPDAHSFAPSEISAMLSGIIIEVSTYALIRISFSVYTLDFLRLVPIFDIISWLAAIAIIYGSVLAIAQINLKRMLAYSSVSQMGYIMLAVGLSLSTKHILWGGLTPALMHILNHALMKGCLFMVAGAFIYKAELWNITDLRGLGRKMPYTCAAFTLAAISMIGVPPSVGFVTKVYLIFAVVEAGNFIFMAVILLSTLLNLVYFWRVIETMYMKVGEAGPHHEYAKPVKIDEIPLTMLIPVVLLGVLCIVMGIIWLTEIPITGAVPIMDSVNKLFEIGRYTVVP
- a CDS encoding monovalent cation/H+ antiporter subunit D family protein produces the protein MIESVISIRPILALCCPLIAAVLILLFRNHPNVREGWTMTAAVAQFLIVVTMILDVKDLNGGVLEYNLFTILPNVEFGFKIDAFGLLFAMTSASLWILVSSYSVGYMRSLHEHAQTRYYFCFALAILGAVGVAMSANLFTMFIFYEILTVSTYPLVAHDQTEEAIFGGRKYLAYLLTAGVFFLAAVLLTYSYVGTTDFTNGGILSTDAASPAALIVLFFFFMLGFMKAAWMPFHSWLPTAMVAPTPVSALLHAVAVVKAGVFCIVRAVCYIYGVDLMTELGLGVILATIAGFTMLAASLMAIAQDNLKRRLAYSTISQLSYIIFGVSLLSPMGIQGAMLHIPFHGFMKITLFMCAGSIMVASGKKNISEMAGIGRIMPLTMFAFTIGALGMAGAPPACGFVSKWYLCLGTLQAEQLVLLAVLLISSLLDIIYFFPIIRTAYFEKPRDVTVNIHEWKPKIKESSPFMVFPLVTTAIFSIIFCIPNPVSEVIISLARIAVTSLGGGI
- a CDS encoding Na(+)/H(+) antiporter subunit D: MVWIHPGFIYLIGCLLIPLLKGKVRQAYVVLLPIVALIVLALTALGFFGELPLETWEIPFLKYTLMLGHVDNLSLFFGFLFVIVSLAMFVYASHVKEEWQHVSAFLYIGSTLGVVFAGDLFTLLFFWEVMAWASLFLIWYRKTESAWGAGFRYIMVHSFGGICLFAGVVLQLQATGSIAWGFSSLVDPATHGIGLPGIMILIAFMINGAVPPLHAWLSDAYPEATVTGTVFLNAFTTKSAIYVLLRGFTGYEVLMWLGAIMAVYGIIYALIVNDIRRVLAYHIISQGGYMVAGIGIGTGLAVGGAIAHALCYTMCKTLLFMSAGAVLAATGTAKMSDLGGLYKSMPKTFWMWMIGAASISGFPLFSVFVSKPLVIESAVFANQPWPWLLLEIASVGTFLCLAVKIPYLTFFERDTPKKIKAQDPPVNMMAGMGILAVLCIAVAVFPGPMYHMILPAVEGLASEIHTFEHYIAHPYAPKIVVELSMFFLFAFPAFWWVLREPFTHREPKMALDLDWFYRISGQWFIWFCEKPVLSFAKFVDRLTLKIASYFVWIGRNPAEAVRIKGLDLRIQLEKNLASTSEYVRTYESGLEGARQRYPRELPRLSLGASLILILLFLVAYLLLYLVG
- a CDS encoding AAA family ATPase, yielding MESRIPPEVRDALSAGMGFTLLVKGEPGTGKTMLAFEILNEFAGNNAVYLSTRVSPPSLHAQFPWLEDRMGAFNVIDATKLFISSRAFPRPRSFSEVLHRELLETQPEKPAILVLDSWEALTSEEKEEKVEALEATIIDAIRHYATEYKMNMILISERTETTPLDYIVDGIVELSRITVDYRRAREILLKKLRGVRISQYKYGFTLDGGRFRTFGPFERRKVEKPRKVKVIPSPPSYISTGVKELDLILGGGLNTGSTALVQYGDDLSLLGYQSIIAHMIINCIQQGTHVVKIPSSGWDERRLRRGILPFVDEQDYLKYLTVFEIRRSEKAREVRENVKVLEGRTLEEEFPVFAEYIARLEPPVMVIIGTDWLEYQYRLKALGNLEEALEIFAYWITEVREREDIGVFSTPTGCLLGEGLSHMVSTRFNLAVLNRSVLLYCNRPDTKLHCLENIITEEALKLELTPFV